TGGcgtgggggtcaggggtcaggggtcaggggtcagcgcAGTGGAGGGTTGTGTTGGcgtgggggtcaggggtcaggggtcagcgcAGTGGAGGGTTGTGTTGGcgtgggggtcaggggtcaggggtcagcgcAGTGGAGGGTTGTGTTGGcgtgggggtcaggggtcagggttcAGTGCAGTGGAGGGTTGTGTTGGcgtgggggtcaggggtcagcgcAGTGGAGGGTTGTGTTGGcgtgggggtcaggggtcagcgcAGGGGAGGGTTGTGTTGGcgtgggggtcaggggtcaggggtcagcgcAGTGGAGGGTTGTGTTGGcgtgggggtcaggggtcagcgcAGGGGAGGGTTGTGTTGGcgtgggggtcaggggtcagggttcAGTGCAGTGGAGGGTTGTGTTGGcgtgggggtcaggggtcaggggtcaggggtcagcgcAGTGGAGGGTTGTGTTGGCGTAGGGGTCAGCGCAGCGGAGGGTTGTGTTGGcgtgggggtcagggttcagggttcagggttcagcgCAGTGGAGGGTTGTGTTGGcgtgggggtcagggttcagggttcagcgCAGTGGAGGGTTGTGTTGGcgtgggggtcaggggtcagggttcAGTGCAGTGGAGGGTTGTGTTGGcgtgggggtcaggggtcaggggtcaggggtcagcgcAGTGGAGGGTTGTGTTGGCGTAGGGGTCAGCGCAGCGGAGGGTTGTGTTGGcgtgggggtcagggttcagggttcagggttcagcgCAGTGGAGGGTTGTGTTGGcgtgggggtcagggttcagggttcagcgCAGTGGAGGGTTGTGTTGGcgtgggggtcaggggtcaggggtcagcgcTCACCTTGGCTGCCGTAGCCGGCATCGATCCCGGAGCCGTCCCAGGACTCTGTGGCAGAGTCCAGGCTGGGCACGGTGGAGGGGTACAGGTCCGACAGCTTGTCCGTTTTGGTGAAATCTGTGACATCATCCTCCCGGGCGCTCAGGAGCCCCGGAAGCTTCCGGCCACCTTTCTCTGAGACGGGAGAAAAAAAGCTCAAACCGtgaaacacacatttcacacatttcacatgTAACATTCATCCTTCGCCTTTCAATGAACCTGGGACAGCAACAGTCAATATGAATGATAAAAAGCGTGTGTGCATTGGATGTCAAATGTAGTCAACCATCATTTGATGTGGATTTCcttcattttctttcctttgttAAGCTCCTCGCAGTGAGGACAGGGCTGTCAGACATTTCCAGGGGGACGGGGTTTTTATTTACGTTTCGGGATTGCCCGATTAACCCCAGAACAGGAGGCTAGGGTTGTGTTTGCTTTCTACTTAAGTAAAGAGCGTCCACAGCTCTCCACAAAATGGCGGTTGCCTGAGGCAGTGTGTAAACAAAGTGTTTGTTTTACGCTCAGACCCTGTGGGGACTCAGCATGGCTGTATTGAGGTGTTCTATACTGTACTGCACTCTTCAAACTAAccacaatttaaaataataaaatacaaaacataaatacaggGGTCTTCACACACGCTAAGGCACACTCATGCAATTATAGGTATATGCTCACATGATACAaagtgcacccacacacagacacatgcgcagagacacgcacacacgcgcacacacgcgcacacacgcgcacacacgcgcacacacgcgcacacacgcgcacacacgcgcacacacgcacacacacgcacacacacactcactgtcggTCTTCTTGATCCTGAGGGTGACGGTCTCCCCTGCGGCCTGCAGGAGGTGAATGGCCTCGCTGAGGGGCTTGCCCTTCAGACTCACGCTGTTGATGGCCAGGATGCAGTCCCCCATGTGGATCGCCCCagtcctgcagcacacacacgcctgagagcactgtgtgtgtgtgtgtgtgtgtgtgtgtgtgtgtgtgtgtgcgtgtgtgtgtgtgcgtgtgtgcgtgtgtgcgtgggttgtgtgtgtgtgcgtgtgtgcgtgggttgtgtgtgtgtgtgtgtgtgtgtgtgtgtgagtgtgcgagagtgtgtgtgtgtgtgtgcgtgtgtgcgtgggttgtgtgtgtgtgtgtgtgtgagtgtgcgagagtgtgtgtatgtgtgtgtgcgtgtgcgtgggtgcgtgcgtgcgtgcgtgcgtgtgtgggtgagaaagtgtgtgtgtgtgcgtgcgtgcgtgtgtgagagagtgtgtgtgtgcgtgcgtgcgtgcgtgcgtgtgtgtgtgtgtgtgcgtgcgtgtgttgtgtgtgtatgcgtgggttgtgtgtgtgtgtgtgcatgtgagtgtaagtgtgcgagagtgtgtgtgtgtgtgtgtgtgcgcgcgtgggtcgtgtgtgtgcgagtgtgcgagagagtgtgtgtgtgcgagtgtgcgagagagtgtgtgtgtgtgagtgtgcgagagagtgtgtgtgtgtgtgtgtgagtgtgcgagagtgtgtgtgtgtgtgtgtgtgtgtgtgtgtgtgcgcgtgggtcgtgtgtgtgcgagtgtgcgagagagtgtgtgtgtgtgagtgtgcgacagtgtgtgtgtgtgtgtgtgtgtgtgtgcgtgggtcgtgtgtgtgcgagtgtgcgagagagtgtgtgtgtgtgagtgtgcgacagtgtgtgtgtgtgcgtctgcgtgtgtgtgaatgtgtgtgtacacagacacacactaaaacTATGGGcttcaagataaaataaatgcatttgttttctccTTGTCCCTGTCCTTAATTCAGACTGCGTTCTGTTTAACGGCAGCACTGTAACACGAGATACACCTAAACCAGCTCTGAGTGGGAgccctgggagcctgcacttcAGCACATCCACCAGCAGATGGTGATAGAAGGCTGCAAACACAGCCTTCAGTCTGCAAACACAGCCTTCAGTCTGCACACAGTCTGCACACAGTCTGCACACAGTCTGCACACAGTCTGCACACAGTCTGCACACAGTCTGCACACAGTCTGCACACAGGAGACTGGCTTTAGCTCAAGAAACAGCACTAGAGGGGCAGTCAGGGGCAGTCAGGGGCAGTCAGGGGCAGTCAGGGGCAGTCAGGGGCAGTCAGGGGCAGTCAGGGGCAGTCAGGGGCAGTCAGGGGCAGTCAGGGGTAAGGGGGTGGAGATAGCGATGGGATGGAAGGGCagcctgtgagtgagtgtgtaagagcagtgtgtgagtgtgagagtgtgagagtgtgagagtgtgagagtgtgagtgtgtgagagtgtgagagtgtgagagtgtgagtgtgtgagtgtgtgtgagtgtgtgtgtgtgtgagtgtgtgaatgtgtgtgtgtgtgtaagagcagtgtgtgtgtgtgtgtgtgtgtgtgtgtaagagcagtgtgtgtgagtgtgagtgtgagtgtgagtgtgagtgtgtgtgtgtgtgagtgagtgtgagtgtgagtgtgagtgtgagtgtgtgtgtgtgtgtgtgtgtgtgtgagtgtgtgtaagagcagtgtgtgtgtgtgtgtgtgtgtgtgtaagagcagtgtgtgtgagtgtgagtgtgagtgtgagtgtgtgtgtgtgagtgtgagtgtgagtgtgagtgtgagtgtgagtgtgagtgtgagtgtgtgtgtgagtgtgagtgtgagtgtgtgtgtgtgagtgagcagtgtgtgtgagtgtgtgtgagtacctcTCTGCCAGGCCTCCCTTGGTCAGGCTGGAGATGATGATGGGGTCGAAGGGCTCCTCGGTGCCGGAGATGGTGATGCCCAGAGGCCCTCCGTACCGCTGCAGCTCCACCGTGTAGATGATGGAGCCAGAGAGCTCAGGGTcgtctgagagagacagagacgcacgcacgcacgcaggcacgcacgcacacgcaggcacacgcaggcacacgcaggcacacgcaggcacacgcaggcacacacaggcacacacaggcacacacaggcacacacacacgcgcacacacgcgcgcacacacgcgcacacacgcgcacacacgcgcacacacgcgcacacacacgcacacacacgcacacacacgcacacacacatttagccACCTTACTTTACGTTTGTATGAACTCCTGGAACCTGCATCTGTATGAAGAATGTTGAGCAGCAGTGATCATGTGACTCAGTACTCTTGGTAAACAAGCTGCTTCTtgtcaatgaaaaataaaatggacacATCGAGGCGGCAGCTCCaaagacactgacacagagcagagatgaccacagacacagagcagagaggaccacagacactgacacacagcagagaggaccacagacactgacacagagcagagaggaccacagacactgacacacagcagagaggaccacagacactgacacagagcagagaggaccacagacactgacacacagcagagatgaccacagacactgacacagagcagagaggaccacagacactgacacagagcagagaggaccacagacacagagcagagaggaccacagacacacagagcagagaggaccacagacacagagcagagaggaccacagacacagagcagaggggaCCAGGTCTCCTGGTCTCACCGGAGTTGTCCTCATCCTTGCGGATCTTCAGTTTGACCAGGTCCTCGCTCTGCTGCAGGATGTGTGCGGCGTCCTCCATGGAGCAGCTGTCCAATCGCACGCTGTCGATGGCCAGGAGCCGGTCACCCGGCTCCAGCGTGCCCGTcctggggggcaggagggggcaggagggggcaggaggggggcaggaggggggctgTTATGGGGCCGTTGTGTGATCTCCCCCCGTCTGATGGGGGCACGGAGTGATGTGGGGGGAGCTTACACTTTAAAACACAGCGGCAGtgtgacacacgcacacacacacacacacacacacacacagacagacgtatgtacgcacacacgcacgcacagacacgcacagacatacgtatgtacgcacacacgcacgcacagacacgcacagacacacacagacacacacagacagacgtatgtacgcacacacgcacgcacagacacgcagacacacacagacagacgtatgtacgcacacacgcacgcacagacacacacagacacacacagacacacacacacacagacacacgtatgtacagacacgcgctcacaccTGTGAGCAATGCTTCCTTTCCTGATGTCAGATATAATGAGggcctctcccttcctcttgCTGgctgaggagagaaagagagaaagagagaaagaaagaggcagaaagagaaagagagggagaaagagggcggaaagagagggagaaagagaaaggattCTCACACCCGCTGGGGGAGGTCCTGAACATAAACCCCCAGGACGGTGGGTGTGGCTCAAAGTGTCTGTTACAAACTGCCCCACTGCCCTAATAACCTGCAAGTCCCCTGCACTACAGGGACATAAACAATGATGAGCCCAACAAACGTCAATCCTTCCTTTGTGAAGATCCTGAATCAAAAAGCACTCCCCCACACGGAATCATCACATCTAGGTctctgggggcgacatggctcaggcagtaagagcagtcgtctggcagtcggagggttgccggttcgatcccccggccgggctgtgtcgaagtgtccctgagcaagacacctaacctccaaatgctcctgacgagctggttggtgccttgcatggcagccaatcgccgttggtgtgtgagagtgtatgaatgggtaaatgagaagcatcaattgtacagcgctttggataaaggcgctatataaattccaaccatttaggTTTCCCAAATTCCAAacatttaattgaaataaaatgcgcaaaaggcattttaaataaactaaaaaGAGAAGCGAACACTCAACACAGCTTCTAATCTGGAACGTGTGCTTCATATTGcaaaccatgtgtgtgtgtgtgtgtgcgtgtgtgtgtgtgtgtggagggactGACCTGAGAAAGCTggtttgtgtgcgagtgtgtgtgagtgtgtgtgtgtgtgtgtgtgtgtgtgtgtgagagagagagtgtgtgtgtgtgtgagtgagtgtgtgtgtgtgtgtgtgtgtgtgtgtgtgtgtgagagagagagagagagagtgtgtgtgtgagagagtgtgtgtgtgagtgtgtgtgtgtgtgtgtgtgtgtgtgtgtgtgtgtgtgtgtgtgtgtgtgtgtgagtgagtgtgtgtgtgtgtgagagagagtgtgtgtgtgtgtgtgtgtgtgtgtgtgtgtgtgtgtgtgtgtgtgtgtgtgtgagagagagtgtgtgtgtgagtgtgtgtgtgtgtgtgtgtgtgtgtgtgagtgagtgagtgagtgtgtgtgtgagtgtgtgtgagagtgtgtgtgtgtgtgagtgtgtgtgtgtgtgtgagagtgtgtgtgtgtgtgtgagtgtgtgtgtgtgagtgagtgagtgagtgtgtgtgtgagtgtgtgtgagagtgtgtgtgtgtgtgagagtgtgtgtgtgtgtgtgagagtgtgtgtgtgtgtgtgtgagtgtgtgtgtgtgtgtgagagtgtgtgtgtgtgtgtgagtgtgtgtgtgtgtgtgagagtgtgtgtgtgtgtgtgtgtgtgtgagagtgtgtgtgtgtgtgtgtgtgtgagagagtgtgtgtgtgtgtgtgtgtgtgagagtgtgtgtgtgtgtgtgtgtgtgagagtgtgtgtgtgtgtgtgtgtgtgagagtgtgtgtgtgtgtgtgtgtgtgtgagagagtgagtgtgtgtgagtgtgtgtgagtgtatagagACACACCGCCCCCTGGTGGCAGGAGAGACTCACCACTGATGACGATTCCAAGCTCCACCCCTTTTTTCTTGGGCAGCTTCACATGGAACGTACCACTGCTGGGAACCACCGATTCtgcaggggggggcgggggggagcaCACAGGTATACAGACAACAGAGCCTTCAGAAGGCAGTCCAACAGCAGCCCAACAGCGTCACCCCGGCCTGACACACTACACCCCTGATGTACATTCCATCAGACCAAGCTTCAACACCCATTAAACCAGCAATACATggaaacacaacatcacacacaaaatattctatattttaattggactgaaattaatttttttaaattcataatgtatgatttttctaCTTGCATGTTGTTGCTCGTATGCAGATAAAGTATTCAGCGTCAGAACAGTGTTCACACTGGAAGTGCTGCATCCTCTCCTGTGAAAGCTCCGTTAAAAGCCACGTCACTCATATCACTCATAGCTGGAATAACAGAGCACTGCATTATTTTATCTAAATCCATTCCCCTGGGCTGGGACCTggtagctctccaggatcaggcctgagaccactgctctagaacTAGACTTAATCCAACTGAGAAACCAGCCCGTTGTCTCTCTGTGAAGAAGATTctgcagtctctccctctccctcagacagacagacagacagacagacagacagacagacagacctgcCACATCGAACTCGACCTCCAGCGTGACCTTCTTGGCGAGCGCCGCATTCCGCAGAAGCTGATTGGCCTCCTCCAGGGTTCCGTCGTCGGTGGGGACTCTGTTGATTGACAGGAGGCGGTCCCCCACCTGCAGCAGCCCGCAACTGGGAGCACAGGTAGAGCAGGAGTCACACCATGGTCCTCCTCTGAGCTCCGTTTACACCCCCCTGCTGCCACGGGCACGTTTCACACGACCTACGACCTTCTGCTGACGGGGCCTCCAGTTTccctacagcagggatcatcacgGTCCTCCAGGTTTTCCACCCTCAccttacctgggagtcaggtgtggtcaccctccctttacctgggagtcaggtgtgttcaccctccctttacctgggagtcaggtgtgtccaccctccctttacctgggagtcaggtgtgttcaccctccctttacctgggagtcaggtgtgttcaccctccctttacctgggagtcaggtgtgttcaccctccctttacctgggagtcaggtgcactaactgttcagttaattacccgggagaaaagaaaaccaggattTGGATTTTAGGGCCAGATTGGTCTTTGCTCAATGGGGCGACCGTGGCTCAGGCAATAGGAGCACGCCCgggctgtgtggaagtgtccctgagcaagacacctaacccccaaatgctcctgacgagctggtcggcaccttgcatggcagccaatcgccgtcggtgtgtgagcgtgtgtaaaTGGGTGAATTCATACACTCgttacacacgttacacacggAGTGTGTTCAACAGGCCAGTGTTGTCTTGGTTGGACACAGCGAACACTGTTTTACCCAAACCGCCCCCCCTCACCACTGTTTCACCCAAaccgcccccccctcacctctccgCGGGGCTGTCGGGCTCGATGAAGCGGACCTGGGGGGGGGCAGCCGGGCTCTCCGCGTGCAGAACCAGCCCAAACCCACCCAGGGGCCCCCCCCACAGCACCACCTCCGCCGTCTCAGAGTGCACCACctgccctcccacccccactgagctgcagagagacactgagagagagagagagagagagggagggagggagagggagaaggaacagggttacgcacacgcacaaacacacacgcgctgtatatgcatgtgcgtgtatgtgcatatgtatgtgtgtgtgtgtgtgtgtgtgtgtgtgtgtgtgtgtgtatgtactgtgtgcgtgtgtgagtatgtagtgtgtgtatgtgtgtgtgtgagtatgtatgtagtgtgtgtgtgagtgagtgtgtgtgtgtatgtgtgagagtatgtatgtagagtgtgtgtgtatgtagtgtgtgtgtgtgtgtgtgagtgtgtgagtgtatgtatgtagtgtgtatgtagagtgtgtgagtgtatgtatgtagtgtgtatgtagagtgtgtgagtgtatgtagtgtgtgtgagtgtgagtgtatgtagcgtgtgtgtgtgtgtgtatgtagcgtGTGtatgtagcgtgtgtgtgtagcgtgtgtatgtgtgtgagtgtatgtagcgtgtgtgtgtgagtgtatgtagtgtgtgtgagtgtatgtagcgtgcgtgtgtgtgtgtgtgtgtgtatgtagcgtgtgtgagtgtgtgtgtgagtgtgtgagtgtatgtagcgtgtgtgtatgtagcgcgtgtgtgagtgtgagtgtatgtagtgtgtgtgagtgtgtgtgtgagacagggtgtgtgtgtgtgtgtgtgtgtgtgtatatgagtgctCCTACATGAGCTCCTGTGCTCCTTCTTGCGCTGCCTCCTCTTCACGGGGGCGTGTCGGGGGCtggccgggggggcggggcggggcagggaggaggggctctggctgggcggggccgaggtggaggtggagcctGGAGAGAAGCCGCTGGAAACcagggctgcagagagagggcggggcacaCAGGTAAAGGGGCGGGGCACACCGCTAAAGGAGCGTGGTACACACAGGTAAAGAACTTACACTTGCAGTAGTCCTGGTTGCCGGGCTGGTTGCCAGGCAGGTTGCCGGGGGAGGGCCATGCAGGGGTCTTGCCGTTGCCAGGATGCGGGGCGTGGCAGTAGTGCACACAGGGGTCCCAGCAGTGATGCTGCTCACTCTTCTGAATTCTCACTGcgctcacatacaaacacgcacacgcacacgcacacagccatgACCACAGacatatatgcatacacatacacaggaaaACATGATTTATCACTGAAGACAATTTTGCTTTGTATCCTGTATCCTACATAATTTATAATTACTACCAGCCATAGCCAGTTTAACAGCAAAATACCACAACCTGGTTAAACGCATAGTTTAGCTTATTGAATTTAGgtcttcagtgtgtgttcatattgtgACACTTGGATGCTAaacaaaatttttaaaaatagggAGACAGGAGCTTGTCACATAATCAGAGAGGAAGAACCTGAAGATCCTTAAGGCACGCTGCTCTTACGTTTACTGGCAAGCTTTGAAAAAGCAGGAAGCAGATACTTTCGAAACATTTACGCTCCTCTAAAACCACCGTGACGCTTCACACGACCCAGACCCAGAGTGACGTCAGGAACCTCTCTGCTCACCGCGAGACGCCTTTAAACACAGCTGACTGCCATCAGAGACcctctcctgattggctggccaATTAGCTAATTGAGTCCCTGATTCCTCAGAGGCCAGGAGGCCCAGTGGCTTTAGTAATGAGGGCGGCCCAATTTCCCTCAAACCCTAACGACACACATCCAGCAGCCAGCATTCTCACTGCTCATTAGGACAATCAGCTGTGCCAAATTACAGATGAAATTAAAGTTTCTACCACAAAAGAACCCAATTTTACCAATTAGTTCTTCATCCTGGCTGAATAATTGCGTTACAATCAATTGatacatttatgttttttcctgttttcagcACACAAAGTTACATCAAATAactttggtgtggtgtgggtgtggggcctTTCAGAGCTCACCTGTGTGGTGGGGCAGGCAGGTGTGGGTGTGGAGCTCACCTGTGTGGTGGGGCAGGCAGGTGTGGGTGTGGAGCTCACCTGTGTCGTGGGGCAGGCAGGTGAGCCGGGCCTGGTGCACAGGTAAGACCTCCAGCTGGGTGCGGTCCCCGGAGCCCCCCAGCAGCTGGGCGGCCTCCTGGGTGGAGCAGTGCTCGGTGCTCATCCCGTCGATGGAGAGCAGGAGGTCCCCCACACGCAGAGCGCCGTTCCTGAACACACAGTGTCTGACAACATTAAACAGCCTCTGACTGCCCAGTATAAGCTGTGCCACAGTACGGTCAGGAGGGAGGGGCTGTATTGGGGGATGCCGCGGTCTCACCTGTCCACCACACTGGCGGGTTTGATCTTCTCGATGACGATCACCTGTTTggccctgtgtgtggctgtggtcaGGCTGACTCCCAGGGCCGACCCGGGGGCCCGTGGAATCTCCACCATCAGGGGGCCCGACGcactgctcactgagtctgacaaccagacacacactcactgagtctgacaatcagacacacactcactgagtcTGACaatcagacacactcactgagtctgacaaccagacacacactcactgagtctgacaatcagacacacactcactgagtcTGACaatcagacacactcactgggTCTGACAATCAGAGACatgttgtgttgtatttgtgtgagtatgtgtatgtatgtgtttatgtgagtgtttgagtgtgtgtgtgagtgtgtgtgtgtgtatgtatgtgtttatgttgtatttgtgtgtgagtgtgtgtgtgtgtgtgtgtgtgagagagtgtgtgtgtgtgtgtgtgtgagtgtgagtgtgtgtgtatgtgtgtatgtgagtgtgtgtgtgtgtgtgtgtgtgtgtgagtgtgtgagtgtgagtgtgtgtgtgtgtgtgtgtgtgagagtgtgtgtgttgtgctcacCCAGCACAGTGATGTCATACTGGATGTGGAACAGAGCCTCCTGTCCGCACTGCCCCAGCACGGTGAGAGCATCAGCCAGACTGGCGCTGTGCAGGGGAACCCCATCCACCCTCAGCACCCGGTCCCCCTCCCTCAGGGTGCCCTCTCTGGGGAGtacagcaagagagagagatacagggtGTGACAACTCAGatcagacactctctcacacacacacacacacacacacacacacactctcactctactcactcactcactcactcactcactcactcactcactcactcactcactcactcactcactcactcactcactcactcactcacactctctcacactcactctcactcactcactcactcactcctgcGTTACCTGTCTGCTGGACCACCTGGCCTCACATACGTCACCACTAGGGGGCGTGCCCTTCGCCAGTCTTCATGAGAGCCTCCTGaaaggtcacatgacccacacTGTGAAACAGCTCTAAACTCACATCCTGGATGCAGCCAGTCAACAGCCAATTACAGGCAGAGGGTCATCCATCCACCCAATCAGTGAGGGTTTCTCACCAAGCACCAAGCCACACTTATGCGCGCATGCTCATCTCATTTACGTGCACAGATgttcaggtcagaggtcagaggtcagaggtcacagaggCCTACCTCTCAGGACGAACCCAAAGCTCCGCCCCTCTTTCTGCAGCCGGATGTCCACGGTCTTCGGGACGAGCCCCTGGGACCCGTCTGCGGCTGGGGGGGGGACAGAGCAGAGCGCTGTGGGATGCTGGTGGGGCCTCGTGCCGGAGGGGTACGGACACAGACACGCCCTTAGGGGCCTCACCCCTACAACCACAACTGTGATTGGCTCGGACTTTCGTCTTTAGCTCAGGGAGCCAATCAGAT
Above is a genomic segment from Conger conger chromosome 10, fConCon1.1, whole genome shotgun sequence containing:
- the LOC133139161 gene encoding glutamate receptor-interacting protein 2-like isoform X1, with the protein product MRFGHGRGFRRRSWPTHGEERMLFFQSILRRLYKDDGSYSKTGKDSGGADHSLSPRKHSVPELRGVTAVELMKKEGGTLGLTISGGSDRDGTPRVSNLRQGGVAARSDQLSVGDYIKSVNGIHLSKLRHEEIIGLLKNVGERVVLQVEYDLPPAAADGSQGLVPKTVDIRLQKEGRSFGFVLRGGSHEDWRRARPLVVTYVRPGGPADREGTLREGDRVLRVDGVPLHSASLADALTVLGQCGQEALFHIQYDITVLDSVSSASGPLMVEIPRAPGSALGVSLTTATHRAKQVIVIEKIKPASVVDRNGALRVGDLLLSIDGMSTEHCSTQEAAQLLGGSGDRTQLEVLPVHQARLTCLPHDTVRIQKSEQHHCWDPCVHYCHAPHPGNGKTPAWPSPGNLPGNQPGNQDYCKSLVSSGFSPGSTSTSAPPSQSPSSLPRPAPPASPRHAPVKRRQRKKEHRSSLSLCSSVGVGGQVVHSETAEVVLWGGPLGGFGLVLHAESPAAPPQVRFIEPDSPAESCGLLQVGDRLLSINRVPTDDGTLEEANQLLRNAALAKKVTLEVEFDVAESVVPSSGTFHVKLPKKKGVELGIVISASKRKGEALIISDIRKGSIAHRTGTLEPGDRLLAIDSVRLDSCSMEDAAHILQQSEDLVKLKIRKDEDNSDDPELSGSIIYTVELQRYGGPLGITISGTEEPFDPIIISSLTKGGLAERTGAIHMGDCILAINSVSLKGKPLSEAIHLLQAAGETVTLRIKKTDKKGGRKLPGLLSAREDDVTDFTKTDKLSDLYPSTVPSLDSATESWDGSGIDAGYGSQGTSLHQAPSLALPQQDWRAKPRASSPPAGRRRNYPLSDGGFSEDEWDKPAGIAARPARNSLGPDLDGFWSRALEDLETCGQSELLREIEASILTGSVLSLGVEGDSNPEPPGPQRGAGRGGDRAPRIEEGPDLTSPSALELLKVTVLKDTESGDFGFSVSDGFLENGVYVNMIRPDGPADLAGLRPYDRILQVNHVRTRDLDCCLVLPLMTQSGSRLELVLSRNPLVQAVMGPPLDCEDPSATEHSTNTIHL
- the LOC133139161 gene encoding glutamate receptor-interacting protein 2-like isoform X2; translation: MLCGLKKDVKKHSADDGSYSKTGKDSGGADHSLSPRKHSVPELRGVTAVELMKKEGGTLGLTISGGSDRDGTPRVSNLRQGGVAARSDQLSVGDYIKSVNGIHLSKLRHEEIIGLLKNVGERVVLQVEYDLPPAAADGSQGLVPKTVDIRLQKEGRSFGFVLRGGSHEDWRRARPLVVTYVRPGGPADREGTLREGDRVLRVDGVPLHSASLADALTVLGQCGQEALFHIQYDITVLDSVSSASGPLMVEIPRAPGSALGVSLTTATHRAKQVIVIEKIKPASVVDRNGALRVGDLLLSIDGMSTEHCSTQEAAQLLGGSGDRTQLEVLPVHQARLTCLPHDTVRIQKSEQHHCWDPCVHYCHAPHPGNGKTPAWPSPGNLPGNQPGNQDYCKSLVSSGFSPGSTSTSAPPSQSPSSLPRPAPPASPRHAPVKRRQRKKEHRSSLSLCSSVGVGGQVVHSETAEVVLWGGPLGGFGLVLHAESPAAPPQVRFIEPDSPAESCGLLQVGDRLLSINRVPTDDGTLEEANQLLRNAALAKKVTLEVEFDVAESVVPSSGTFHVKLPKKKGVELGIVISASKRKGEALIISDIRKGSIAHRTGTLEPGDRLLAIDSVRLDSCSMEDAAHILQQSEDLVKLKIRKDEDNSDDPELSGSIIYTVELQRYGGPLGITISGTEEPFDPIIISSLTKGGLAERTGAIHMGDCILAINSVSLKGKPLSEAIHLLQAAGETVTLRIKKTDKKGGRKLPGLLSAREDDVTDFTKTDKLSDLYPSTVPSLDSATESWDGSGIDAGYGSQGTSLHQAPSLALPQQDWRAKPRASSPPAGRRRNYPLSDGGFSEDEWDKPAGIAARPARNSLGPDLDGFWSRALEDLETCGQSELLREIEASILTGSVLSLGVEGDSNPEPPGPQRGAGRGGDRAPRIEEGPDLTSPSALELLKVTVLKDTESGDFGFSVSDGFLENGVYVNMIRPDGPADLAGLRPYDRILQVNHVRTRDLDCCLVLPLMTQSGSRLELVLSRNPLVQAVMGPPLDCEDPSATEHSTNTIHL
- the LOC133139161 gene encoding glutamate receptor-interacting protein 2-like isoform X4 yields the protein MRFGHGRGFRRRSWPTHGEERMLFFQSILRRLYKDDGSYSKTGKDSGGADHSLSPRKHSVPELRGVTAVELMKKEGGTLGLTISGGSDRDGTPRVSNLRQGGVAARSDQLSVGDYIKSVNGIHLSKLRHEEIIGLLKNVGERVVLQVEYDLPPAAADGSQGLVPKTVDIRLQKEGRSFGFVLRGGSHEDWRRARPLVVTYVRPGGPADREGTLREGDRVLRVDGVPLHSASLADALTVLGQCGQEALFHIQYDITVLDSVSSASGPLMVEIPRAPGSALGVSLTTATHRAKQVIVIEKIKPASVVDRNGALRVGDLLLSIDGMSTEHCSTQEAAQLLGGSGDRTQLEVLPVHQARLTCLPHDTVRIQKSEQHHCWDPCVHYCHAPHPGNGKTPAWPSPGNLPGNQPGNQDYCKSLVSSGFSPGSTSTSAPPSQSPSSLPRPAPPASPRHAPVKRRQRKKEHRSSLSLCSSVGVGGQVVHSETAEVVLWGGPLGGFGLVLHAESPAAPPQVRFIEPDSPAESCGLLQVGDRLLSINRVPTDDGTLEEANQLLRNAALAKKVTLEVEFDVAESVVPSSGTFHVKLPKKKGVELGIVISASKRKGEALIISDIRKGSIAHRTGTLEPGDRLLAIDSVRLDSCSMEDAAHILQQSEDLVKLKIRKDEDNSDDPELSGSIIYTVELQRYGGPLGITISGTEEPFDPIIISSLTKGGLAERTGAIHMGDCILAINSVSLKGKPLSEAIHLLQAAGETVTLRIKKTDKKGGRKLPGLLSAREDDVTDFTKTDKLSDLYPSTVPSLDSATESWDGSGIDAGYGSQGTSLHQAPSLALPQQDWRAKPRASSPPAGRRRNYPLSDGGFSEDEWDKPAGCSASQNRRPAGPEFPRPGSGRVLEPSAGGPGDLRTVGAPEGD